DNA from Drosophila nasuta strain 15112-1781.00 unplaced genomic scaffold, ASM2355853v1 ctg186_pilon, whole genome shotgun sequence:
CGACTCTGGTGTTTCAGAGGAGGCTTACAGCAATTACACTTCTTGGCCTCATTTTAATAGTCTACTCTTTTAAAGGACCAAATAAAACCTCGTAAATCGGTTGGTAATTTTGAAGCATCACAATTAAACTTTGAGCCATCTTCTTCAGGATTTGCTTCTGAATTGTCTCACGATGAGATCATCTCTGAAGAGATTCACGAGCTATGTGAagatgaaataccaaaaaagcaaaaagaagtTGAATGCGTCAGAGGAATTAGTAGCTATtgagcaacaaaaattaatgttgcttgaaaagaaaattaataacaacaaagagaaagaCGACGACGTCATTTTTCGATAGCTTAATACCGTATATGCGGAAAATGGATCCaatgtaaaaattattatgcagAATGGAAATACAGAAgaccattttaatttttctttcgACAATAATACTGATGATCTTACTAAAtcgtaatataatttaatactttaaatactataatgcataattaataaatataattgaaatatattacaaactaacctcaatgttattattaatttttggcaagGCAGTATGGGTTGTGTAAAAAATTTGGCCAATGCTTCTCCAGCCGactactaattttatttaatatgtagtCAAAAGTCGAAATAGACATCCTTGAATAGTTACAAAACTTTTCTGGGTGGTTTCTCAAgtcattatataaatttttgaacTCTCCTCTTTCATTTCTACTGCAGTTAAGCGGGTGGACGCTCCTTTTTAACACAAAGTTAAGTGTTGCACTTGAAGCAAAAAATCTTCATCCGAATCCATCACCATCATATTAATAACTGAACATATTAATAACTAGAACAATGTAGCTCGCTCTCGCAAAGTtctcactctgacatcttctctgttgcattttttgatttaatttccgtattttttgatttaacaATGTAACTCGCTTCTCGCAAagctctcactctgacatTTTCTCGCTTTGCTCATCGCTTCTCgcatcgcttcgcttcgcttcgcgcgcactctgacatcagcctaagtccgacaccatgagttatcgcctaagctgccaCACTTTTGGTggaatgaaaaagcaagttaaaaatacttgtataatgaaacggatggcattaaatttgttgaagttgggtaaaatatgttttataaaaattaatttatttcatttaattacttaagtgctaaagttttttattaaaaattgttgaaatcacCGTCATTAAAAACGTGGCAAGCAGCTGATTGCCGTTGAACTctgattgccgttcaactgctatttaaaaatgtgagtaaaagtttatttttttaaaaatgatttaataaatCGAAACCCATTTTTCGAGACAATTAAATCgctaattgaaacaaattaatacaTTAATATGTATCACAAATAATTAATCGAGCCTTCACTATTCTCGTCTCTTATTGTCgtatcaaatatttctgacaattgtgtttcgtttttgcttCTCTGATGAAAGTTTTGTTGGAAAGGTTTTCATTACAAAAGGGTTTCCAGGGACGAAAAGATTCAACGTCACTGATAGAAGCGGCTGCTTCGGGTCATTGTAACATTGTCATAGTGCTGGTCAGgaacaatttcaatgtgaaTGCAAGTTGTGAAAATGTGGAAACGGCGCTCATGGTTGCCAGCGCGGGCGGTTATGTTAATGTGGTGAATGCACTGCTAAGCCATGGCGCCAACGTTAAGGAGCACAATTTGATTGAACATACACCGCTGATGAAGGCCGCATGGGCCGGCCATGTGGAAGTAGCCAAGGTTAGTATCGAGTATCGGCAGTATCGGCAGTAAATTGACCATTGAAAAGTGATTAGAATCCAAGATTTGATTGCAACTGTCCTCAGTGACGAGAATCGAATTAATGATTTCGTTATTAGATATCTTATCTGATGTATAGAGAATGTATAAACTACTCTCACCCTTTAATCTGCTTATTAATCTAATGTTTAATGTCTCTCTCATAGGTACTTGTCGAGCGTGGAGCCGGAATCAATCAATCCCGTTCCAATGTGTACAACGAGAGTGCATTGTCAGCGGCTAGCTATAAGGGTCATTTTGATTCATTGGTGCGTTTCCTACTGCATGCCGGCGCCGATCGCGAACTTCACTCTTTCAGCGGCTTCAACATATGGCCAAGTGAAAATAGCGCGATTGTTACTAGACTCTGGAGCGCAATTCAATATTTCCACT
Protein-coding regions in this window:
- the LOC132797732 gene encoding ankyrin repeat and KH domain-containing protein 1-like; the protein is MTPLVAASVLLSYGANLEHKTEDNRTPLMEASRMERRIIHGNPMNCTTDKRLRRHAALTGFQGRKDSTSLIEAAASGHCNIVIVLVRNNFNVNASCENVETALMVASAGGYVNVVNALLSHGANVKEHNLIEHTPLMKAAWAGHVEVAKVLVERGAGINQSRSNVYNESALSAASYKGHFDSLVRFLLHAGADRELHSFSGFNIWP